One window of the Anaerosporomusa subterranea genome contains the following:
- a CDS encoding GIY-YIG nuclease family protein: MDRRKELILAYKQTPTPMGVYQVKNCTNGKVFIGSSMNLPGRFNRLRFQLKANANPIRSLQAEWNDQGADVFTFEVLETLNPDKVPKDDWRKALAVMEDKWLNEIKPYGLRGYNKEKAD; this comes from the coding sequence ATGGATAGGCGTAAAGAATTGATACTAGCCTATAAACAAACCCCAACGCCAATGGGAGTGTATCAAGTAAAGAACTGCACCAATGGAAAGGTGTTCATCGGCAGCAGTATGAATTTGCCAGGCAGATTTAACCGTCTCCGCTTTCAGCTCAAAGCTAATGCTAACCCGATCAGGTCGCTACAAGCAGAATGGAACGACCAAGGCGCTGATGTCTTTACGTTCGAAGTGTTGGAGACATTAAACCCCGATAAGGTTCCAAAAGACGACTGGAGAAAAGCCCTCGCGGTTATGGAAGATAAGTGGTTAAATGAGATTAAACCGTACGGTTTGCGGGGATATAACAAAGAAAAAGCTGACTGA
- a CDS encoding tripartite tricarboxylate transporter permease produces the protein MESIFYHLLNGFATALTGDNLFAATAGAVMGMFIGALPGIGSVMGVALLLPLTFKMDPTTAIIMLAALYYSTMYAGSFTAILINIPGDPPALMTTLDGYQLTLKGKAGKALAVSNWSSFVAGFIGVIILTFMGPLLADIGLAFGPAEMTTVILLALSAIAWLLGDDPLKGLLSTCLGILLATVGLDAAVGRPRFAFGIIELLNGIDFIPLVIGLLGVNEIIEMALQKGGYKFKTTETLSFRSNYLNFAEIKQIFKPTMISSVLGTFIGCIPGAGTNTASFLCYVLESRTGNNKENMGKGALEGVAAPEAANNAAAAGAFAPLLALGIPSSGTVTVLLGGLMMWGITPGPLLFTEHPDLAWGLIASMYTGNIVCMIIAALSIPLMVQALRVPPVIMTPIIIVICMVSAYAANNSLFDVWLMIIFGIVGYFFCRYKYPVAPFLMAFILTPRLEMSARQAFDISNGDPAIFLQKPIALAFLTATLFFFIASVALKFCKMCRIKLKRPSDHC, from the coding sequence ATGGAAAGCATTTTCTACCACTTACTGAACGGCTTCGCCACCGCTCTGACAGGGGATAACCTTTTTGCCGCGACGGCCGGCGCGGTTATGGGCATGTTCATCGGCGCCTTGCCAGGCATCGGTTCTGTCATGGGGGTCGCTCTGCTGCTGCCGCTTACCTTTAAAATGGATCCCACCACGGCGATCATCATGCTCGCGGCCCTTTATTACTCGACGATGTACGCAGGGTCGTTCACAGCCATTTTGATCAACATTCCCGGTGATCCTCCGGCCTTAATGACCACTCTGGACGGCTACCAGCTCACCCTGAAGGGCAAGGCCGGTAAAGCGTTGGCTGTTTCCAACTGGTCCTCGTTCGTAGCCGGTTTTATTGGTGTTATTATCCTTACCTTCATGGGCCCTTTACTGGCCGATATTGGGCTGGCCTTTGGACCGGCGGAAATGACGACTGTCATTCTGTTGGCCTTGTCAGCTATCGCTTGGCTCTTGGGGGACGACCCGTTGAAAGGATTGTTGTCAACCTGCCTGGGCATCTTGTTGGCTACCGTGGGTCTTGATGCAGCGGTTGGCAGGCCGAGGTTTGCCTTTGGTATTATCGAACTTTTAAATGGCATCGATTTCATTCCTTTGGTCATCGGCCTGTTAGGCGTAAATGAAATCATCGAAATGGCTCTTCAGAAAGGTGGCTACAAATTTAAAACAACGGAAACCTTGTCATTCCGGAGCAACTATCTTAACTTTGCAGAAATTAAACAGATTTTCAAGCCAACCATGATCAGCAGTGTTCTTGGCACATTTATCGGCTGCATACCCGGAGCCGGTACCAATACCGCCTCGTTTTTGTGCTATGTTCTGGAAAGCCGGACTGGCAATAACAAAGAAAACATGGGCAAAGGAGCGCTTGAAGGCGTCGCCGCCCCGGAGGCTGCTAACAATGCGGCAGCAGCAGGGGCCTTCGCACCGCTGCTTGCGCTGGGCATCCCCAGTTCGGGTACAGTCACCGTGTTGCTCGGCGGCTTGATGATGTGGGGGATAACCCCTGGTCCGCTACTGTTCACTGAACACCCGGATCTTGCCTGGGGCCTGATTGCCTCGATGTATACCGGCAATATTGTCTGTATGATCATTGCCGCCCTCAGCATCCCCCTGATGGTGCAAGCCCTGCGGGTCCCTCCCGTCATCATGACTCCCATCATCATCGTCATTTGTATGGTGTCAGCCTACGCTGCCAATAATAGTCTGTTTGACGTCTGGCTAATGATCATTTTTGGCATTGTGGGCTATTTCTTCTGCCGTTACAAATACCCTGTCGCCCCTTTCCTGATGGCCTTTATATTGACGCCCCGCCTGGAAATGTCAGCCCGACAGGCCTTTGACATTTCGAACGGCGACCCGGCAATTTTCCTGCAAAAGCCGATTGCCTTAGCTTTTTTGACGGCCACTCTGTTCTTCTTTATAGCCTCCGTGGCGCTGAAGTTCTGCAAGATGTGTCGGATAAAATTGAAAAGGCCGAGTGACCATTGCTAA
- a CDS encoding tripartite tricarboxylate transporter TctB family protein codes for MNADRAIALICGIIGAFWAATGWFSYGVWVNKGPGPGFLPVIFGSLTVIFCIARLLRADKDAEPIDPRAIVPIAAIIVCALVIYVIGFLPATFLLIAFWLVNQGAYSYKFSIFLAATIILFIWGVFGYWLQVPFPTGLITY; via the coding sequence ATGAATGCTGATCGTGCAATAGCGCTTATTTGCGGCATAATCGGTGCGTTCTGGGCAGCTACCGGCTGGTTCTCCTACGGTGTTTGGGTTAACAAAGGACCAGGGCCCGGTTTTTTGCCTGTGATTTTTGGCAGCTTGACAGTCATCTTCTGTATTGCACGACTGCTAAGAGCAGATAAGGACGCCGAGCCTATTGACCCTAGAGCCATTGTACCTATTGCCGCCATTATTGTCTGTGCCTTGGTTATTTATGTCATCGGATTCCTGCCGGCAACATTTTTGCTCATTGCCTTTTGGCTGGTCAACCAAGGGGCGTATTCCTACAAGTTTTCTATTTTTTTGGCGGCTACAATTATCTTGTTTATTTGGGGTGTATTCGGCTACTGGCTGCAGGTACCGTTTCCCACCGGCCTGATTACGTATTAG
- a CDS encoding transketolase family protein produces MATKAIRDAFGEALAKLGHERQEIVVLDADVSSSSKSNLFGKEFPNRFFNVGIAEANMAGMAAGMALMGKIPFINTFAAFMMLRAGDPIRSLAAYQCLNVKICGTYAGLSDSYDGASHHANKDISFFRSIPNMTVIVVCDAVETEKAVRAAVDIPGPVYLRLSRAPAPIIFDDAYQFKSGKGVVLREGKDVAIIAAGVMVHKALEAADLLAIKGISARVVNMHTIKPIDAELIVDCARGTGAIVTAEEHTVYGGLFSAVSEVVAREQPAPVMPVALEDTFTESGDYDQLLEKYGLTAEKIVEKAETAMSKKASNPVDREGWR; encoded by the coding sequence ATGGCAACTAAAGCGATAAGAGATGCATTTGGTGAGGCATTAGCAAAGCTTGGTCACGAACGGCAAGAAATTGTTGTATTGGATGCAGATGTTTCCAGTTCATCAAAAAGTAACTTGTTTGGCAAGGAGTTCCCCAATCGATTTTTTAATGTGGGAATTGCAGAGGCCAACATGGCAGGAATGGCTGCAGGCATGGCGCTGATGGGCAAAATTCCGTTTATCAATACCTTTGCAGCGTTTATGATGCTGCGGGCAGGTGATCCCATCAGGAGTTTGGCTGCATATCAGTGTTTAAATGTTAAAATTTGCGGTACCTATGCCGGTCTATCCGATTCCTATGACGGAGCAAGCCACCATGCCAATAAGGATATCAGCTTTTTCCGATCCATTCCGAACATGACAGTAATCGTAGTGTGCGACGCGGTAGAAACAGAGAAGGCCGTGCGTGCTGCAGTAGATATTCCGGGACCTGTATATTTACGACTGAGCAGAGCGCCGGCGCCGATCATCTTTGACGATGCCTATCAGTTTAAGTCTGGCAAAGGCGTTGTTCTCAGGGAAGGAAAGGATGTTGCTATTATTGCTGCCGGCGTAATGGTCCATAAGGCATTAGAAGCAGCCGACCTGCTTGCAATAAAGGGGATTAGTGCCAGAGTAGTCAATATGCATACCATCAAGCCAATCGATGCAGAGTTAATCGTCGATTGCGCTAGGGGAACAGGAGCAATTGTCACTGCAGAAGAGCATACAGTCTATGGCGGTTTGTTTAGTGCTGTCAGCGAGGTTGTTGCCAGAGAACAACCGGCCCCCGTCATGCCGGTAGCATTGGAAGACACTTTCACTGAATCCGGTGATTATGATCAGCTTCTAGAAAAATACGGCTTGACAGCTGAAAAAATTGTAGAAAAAGCTGAAACTGCCATGAGTAAGAAAGCCTCTAATCCTGTTGATAGGGAGGGATGGCGATGA
- a CDS encoding transketolase yields MTLSAARIDFLNEKCHQFRVALIKLLYQIQTGHPGGSLSAVEILTALYYEKLNIQPDNPAYPDRDRFVLGKGHAAPMLYLILAEKGYFSKTEMNTLRQINSRLQGHPCAKMTPGVDLSSGPLGLGISAAVGMAAATKLDNKNLYTYVLMGDGEIQEGIVWEAAMAASKFKLDNLIGIIDCNGVQLDGTVEEIMPLGNLADKWKSFGWRVIETDGHDIQAVSTAIDQAKAVTGQPTMIIAKTVKGKGVSFMEGKNTWHGKPINEQEYSAALRELGVR; encoded by the coding sequence GTGACATTATCAGCAGCAAGAATCGATTTTCTCAATGAGAAATGCCATCAGTTCAGAGTGGCTTTGATAAAGCTTCTCTACCAAATTCAGACAGGCCATCCGGGAGGTTCACTGTCCGCGGTAGAAATACTAACAGCCCTGTACTACGAGAAACTAAACATACAGCCTGACAATCCTGCCTATCCTGACAGGGACAGATTTGTTCTGGGCAAAGGCCATGCTGCGCCCATGCTGTATCTTATATTAGCGGAAAAAGGCTATTTCTCCAAAACTGAGATGAATACTTTAAGACAGATTAATAGCAGGCTTCAAGGTCATCCATGCGCTAAAATGACACCGGGAGTGGATTTGTCCAGCGGCCCTTTGGGCTTGGGTATTTCGGCGGCGGTTGGAATGGCCGCGGCCACAAAACTGGATAATAAAAATCTCTATACATATGTGCTGATGGGTGATGGCGAAATTCAGGAAGGCATCGTTTGGGAGGCCGCTATGGCGGCAAGCAAATTTAAACTAGATAATCTGATTGGGATTATCGACTGCAATGGCGTGCAGTTAGACGGTACAGTGGAAGAAATTATGCCACTAGGAAATCTGGCAGACAAATGGAAATCTTTCGGTTGGCGTGTTATCGAAACTGATGGACATGATATCCAGGCTGTTTCAACAGCAATCGACCAGGCAAAAGCAGTGACTGGGCAGCCGACAATGATTATCGCCAAAACGGTCAAAGGCAAAGGCGTTTCCTTTATGGAAGGGAAAAACACATGGCATGGAAAGCCCATTAATGAGCAAGAGTACTCCGCTGCGTTGCGAGAACTGGGGGTAAGGTAA
- a CDS encoding aspartate/glutamate racemase family protein, whose protein sequence is MTKVSLIHTVQSVLVTFDKRIKNVIDDVKIVNTLDEYLASDPEERGEFTVNNMQRLFSIVKCAEMTEPDVIVVTCSTLSPAIEKIRPFIKTPIITIDEAMIRKAAETGSKITIMATAESTVEPTKTKLLSEVKKINKAIDLSVIVCPEAYVAIKAGDKEYHDEIVKRRALEIKQQDVVILAQASMAHLEDIVQKICGCTVLSSPRMCIAQLKEKLEKNV, encoded by the coding sequence ATGACAAAGGTATCTTTAATTCACACAGTTCAGAGTGTTTTAGTTACATTTGACAAAAGAATAAAAAACGTTATTGACGATGTGAAAATAGTGAATACTCTTGATGAATATTTGGCAAGTGATCCGGAGGAACGAGGAGAGTTCACTGTTAATAATATGCAACGGTTGTTCTCAATTGTAAAATGCGCTGAGATGACTGAACCGGATGTGATTGTCGTAACCTGTTCCACGCTGTCTCCAGCAATCGAAAAAATCCGGCCATTTATTAAAACGCCGATAATTACTATTGATGAAGCGATGATACGCAAAGCAGCGGAAACCGGGTCCAAAATTACGATCATGGCAACAGCTGAAAGTACTGTTGAACCAACAAAAACCAAACTGCTCAGTGAAGTGAAAAAAATAAACAAAGCGATTGATTTATCGGTGATAGTCTGTCCTGAAGCTTATGTCGCTATCAAAGCGGGAGATAAAGAATATCATGATGAGATCGTTAAAAGGAGGGCGCTTGAAATCAAACAACAGGATGTAGTCATCTTGGCGCAGGCGTCTATGGCACACTTAGAGGATATTGTACAAAAAATCTGCGGTTGCACTGTACTTTCCAGTCCCAGAATGTGTATCGCACAGTTAAAGGAAAAGTTAGAAAAAAATGTATAG
- a CDS encoding Bug family tripartite tricarboxylate transporter substrate binding protein, with amino-acid sequence MKKFASILVLGMFAASLLTGCGSKPAEKKEEAAKSWVPTREIEFVVPSAPGGGSDLNARVIADFSQKNKLSPKSFMVVNKPGGSGAVSFSYVYGKKGDPHTWMVLHSGQVMSAIVNNSPVKADMLTYIGVVGFDDLLLGVNKEGKYKDIQSVIKTAKEKPDTVKIGGSQRGNSDHLSFEMFNKYTGAKATYVQFNSSGEVMAALLGGHIDVGIFNPSECDGQVKAEKVIPLVTFSKQRIPGAYKNVPTFSEIGYKDIQLSEVRAISGPPDMPAEAVKFYEDMLKKITDTEDWKKNYIEKNAMTPAYMNAADTKKFFNEQSVLYEKMFKEVGVIK; translated from the coding sequence GTGAAGAAATTTGCCAGTATTCTAGTGCTAGGAATGTTTGCAGCAAGTCTGTTGACAGGATGTGGCTCAAAGCCGGCAGAGAAAAAAGAAGAGGCAGCCAAGTCTTGGGTTCCGACTCGCGAAATTGAGTTTGTTGTACCTTCGGCGCCAGGCGGAGGCAGTGACTTGAATGCAAGGGTTATAGCGGATTTTTCTCAAAAAAATAAGCTTTCACCTAAGAGCTTTATGGTAGTGAATAAACCGGGCGGATCAGGGGCAGTTTCCTTTTCTTATGTGTATGGAAAGAAAGGTGATCCACACACCTGGATGGTTCTCCATTCTGGCCAGGTAATGAGTGCGATCGTTAACAATTCTCCCGTAAAAGCAGACATGCTGACCTATATCGGGGTGGTTGGATTTGATGATCTGCTCCTGGGTGTAAACAAAGAGGGTAAATACAAGGATATTCAAAGTGTCATCAAAACAGCTAAAGAAAAGCCTGACACAGTAAAAATTGGCGGATCACAACGTGGTAACAGTGATCACCTTTCTTTTGAAATGTTCAACAAGTATACGGGCGCTAAGGCTACTTATGTTCAGTTCAACAGCTCAGGAGAAGTTATGGCCGCATTATTAGGCGGACATATTGACGTGGGTATCTTCAATCCCAGTGAATGTGACGGGCAGGTTAAAGCTGAAAAAGTAATTCCTCTCGTTACTTTTTCAAAACAAAGAATCCCCGGTGCTTATAAAAATGTGCCAACCTTTTCTGAGATCGGGTATAAAGATATTCAGTTAAGTGAAGTTCGGGCAATCTCAGGCCCGCCGGATATGCCTGCAGAAGCGGTAAAGTTTTATGAAGATATGTTGAAGAAGATCACAGACACCGAAGACTGGAAGAAGAATTACATTGAAAAGAATGCGATGACTCCTGCTTATATGAATGCGGCAGATACCAAGAAATTCTTTAATGAACAATCAGTACTGTATGAAAAAATGTTTAAAGAAGTGGGAGTTATTAAATAA
- a CDS encoding 4-hydroxythreonine-4-phosphate dehydrogenase PdxA — protein sequence MTNTCEEKPIIGIILGDAAGIGPEIVAKVAATDLFATCCRPVIIGDIRVLQQGMRVAKVTFPYKVIESMNEADWDKGLLVLGQKNLNPEEIKVGEINPICGKASGDALILAINLYKAGKIDGFCFAPLNKAAMKLGGHEFESEHMLFAHHFNWTGPFGEVNVLDDLWTSRVTSHIPIKEVSAKLTVENIMRAIRLADRTLRRAGIGNAKLGIAALNPHGGENGLCGREEIDVIIPAMELARQENIDVVGPFPADILFIKAFNGDFDAAVTMYHDQGQIAMKLKGFEFGITVAAGLPAPIVTAAHGTAYDIAGKGIAKTGALENAVKMAARIALCDKVRLDSGGVLTPPES from the coding sequence ATGACTAATACATGCGAGGAGAAACCAATCATTGGTATTATCCTCGGAGACGCGGCAGGCATTGGCCCTGAGATTGTAGCCAAGGTTGCGGCAACAGACCTGTTCGCGACATGCTGTCGTCCCGTGATTATTGGGGATATTCGCGTATTGCAACAAGGAATGAGGGTGGCGAAAGTCACTTTTCCTTACAAAGTAATTGAATCCATGAATGAGGCTGATTGGGACAAAGGGCTTTTGGTTCTCGGCCAGAAAAACCTTAATCCAGAGGAAATCAAGGTGGGAGAAATAAATCCGATTTGTGGAAAAGCATCAGGTGATGCACTCATCCTAGCAATTAACCTCTACAAAGCAGGTAAAATCGATGGATTCTGCTTTGCCCCGCTCAATAAGGCGGCTATGAAACTGGGCGGACACGAGTTTGAAAGTGAGCACATGCTGTTTGCCCATCACTTCAACTGGACTGGCCCGTTTGGTGAGGTTAACGTTCTTGACGACCTATGGACGTCACGGGTGACTAGCCATATTCCCATCAAGGAAGTTAGTGCTAAATTAACTGTTGAAAACATCATGCGTGCTATACGGTTAGCTGATCGAACGTTGCGCCGGGCCGGAATCGGCAACGCCAAACTGGGTATTGCGGCGCTTAACCCACATGGCGGGGAAAACGGATTATGCGGCAGAGAAGAGATCGATGTCATTATTCCTGCCATGGAACTGGCGCGACAGGAGAACATTGATGTTGTTGGCCCATTCCCAGCCGATATTCTATTTATCAAAGCATTTAACGGTGACTTTGACGCAGCAGTGACTATGTATCATGATCAGGGACAAATCGCTATGAAACTCAAGGGATTTGAGTTTGGCATAACTGTTGCCGCTGGCTTGCCAGCGCCAATCGTCACAGCTGCGCATGGGACTGCCTATGACATAGCAGGCAAGGGGATTGCTAAAACCGGTGCGTTAGAGAACGCAGTCAAAATGGCGGCCAGGATTGCTCTTTGCGATAAAGTAAGACTTGATTCAGGAGGAGTTTTAACTCCGCCTGAATCTTAG